In Amycolatopsis sp. EV170708-02-1, the following are encoded in one genomic region:
- a CDS encoding indolepyruvate ferredoxin oxidoreductase family protein: protein MEQFTLEDRYLREDGTVYLSGVQALVRMLFDRVRHDRAAGASPAVFVSGYEGSPLAGYDLELGRRSHLLEKHDVVHRPGLNEELAATAVMGSQLTASVGSSRGGVTGFWYGKAPGLDRATDALRHANLAGTDPAGGAVALVGDDPNAKSSSVPCASELALADLAMPVFFPSDSQDVLDFGLHAVELSRASGLWSSMKLVANVADAASTAHVRPAWTAPELELPAYRHKPSTRLLGTTLMALERSLYTERLPLAVDYVRASGVNRIVCEGPADRVGIVTAGKSYLDLMQALRLLGLDAEALSRHGIRILKLGVIHPLEPSIVRRFADGLSEIVVVEEKRSFVESAIKEVLYGTAGAPAVYGKTGPDGRTLCTELGELEPDAIARALAARLSEHHEIPSVTAWRQRRRRERISVPLLTRTPYFCSGCPHNSSTKVPEGTVVGGGIGCHAMALFMEPEQVGDVVGLTQMGGEGAQWLGMEPFVDASHFVQNIGDGTFTHSGSLAVRAAVAAGVNITYKILYNATVAMTGGQDAVGGLSVDRLASLLLVEGVAKVVVTSDEPKRLRGVRMPDGVEVRHRDELLSTQEELARVPGVTVLIHDQECAAEKRRKRRRGKLETPAAKVVINERVCEGCGDCGEKSNCLSVQPVGTEFGRKTAIHQSSCNVDYSCLAGDCPSFMTVVPTGRKHRRAAGEITAAELPDPETGGTDFTVRITGVGGTGVVTVAQILATAAVLEGKQVRTLDQTGLAQKGGAVVSDLKITAEPTPQAPKLAAGECDLYLACDVLVGADPAHLTVADPGRTTAVVSTTEVPTGRMVVDTTVSFPDAAAVRGAISDNAARTVALDAREVAETLFDDDQFANILQLGAAYQTGAIPLDAASVERAIELNGVAVAGNLQAFRRGRQLVADPDGLHALVAPPAVAATPAPSAAALRARALVHAEPGSELARLLDIRVPELVQYQNVRYAREYAEFVEHVRVLEGDSTAITEAVARNLHKLMAYKDEYEVARLSLDPAVLAGIEAEFGVGSRYAYRLHPPFLRAMGMKRKIALGPKFRPVFVALRAARKLRGTRWDPFGKAHVRKVERELVGQYRETILTAFGTEDADRGRLLALAELPDLVRGYEDVKLANVEAYHREQAALLADLVRADRLGANT from the coding sequence GTGGAGCAGTTCACGTTGGAGGACCGGTATCTGCGGGAGGACGGCACCGTCTACCTCAGCGGCGTCCAGGCCCTGGTCCGGATGTTGTTCGACCGGGTGCGGCACGACCGCGCCGCCGGGGCGTCCCCCGCCGTGTTCGTCTCGGGCTACGAGGGGTCGCCGCTGGCAGGCTACGACCTCGAACTCGGCCGTCGCTCCCACCTGCTCGAGAAGCACGACGTCGTGCACCGTCCCGGCCTGAACGAGGAGCTCGCCGCGACCGCGGTCATGGGCAGCCAGCTCACCGCGTCGGTCGGCTCGTCGCGCGGCGGGGTCACCGGGTTCTGGTACGGCAAGGCACCCGGCCTCGACCGGGCGACCGACGCCCTGCGGCACGCCAACCTCGCGGGTACCGACCCGGCGGGCGGCGCGGTGGCGCTGGTCGGCGACGATCCGAACGCCAAGTCCTCGTCGGTGCCCTGCGCCTCCGAGCTCGCGCTGGCCGATCTGGCCATGCCGGTGTTCTTCCCGTCCGACTCCCAGGACGTGCTGGACTTCGGGCTGCACGCCGTGGAGCTGTCCAGGGCGAGCGGACTGTGGTCGTCGATGAAACTCGTGGCGAACGTGGCCGACGCCGCGAGCACCGCGCACGTCCGGCCCGCGTGGACGGCGCCGGAGCTGGAGTTGCCCGCGTACCGGCACAAGCCCAGCACCCGGCTGCTCGGCACCACGTTGATGGCGCTCGAACGCAGCCTGTACACCGAACGCCTGCCGCTGGCCGTCGACTACGTGCGCGCGAGCGGGGTCAACCGGATCGTCTGCGAAGGACCGGCGGACCGCGTCGGCATCGTCACCGCCGGAAAGTCCTATTTGGACCTGATGCAGGCACTGCGGTTGCTCGGCCTGGACGCCGAAGCGTTGTCCCGGCACGGGATCCGGATCCTCAAGCTCGGCGTCATCCACCCGCTCGAACCGTCGATCGTCCGCCGGTTCGCCGACGGCCTGAGCGAGATCGTCGTGGTGGAGGAGAAGCGTTCCTTCGTCGAGTCGGCGATCAAGGAGGTGCTGTACGGCACCGCCGGCGCGCCCGCCGTGTACGGCAAGACCGGCCCGGACGGGCGCACGTTGTGCACCGAGCTCGGCGAGCTCGAACCGGACGCCATCGCGAGGGCGCTGGCCGCCCGGCTGAGCGAGCACCACGAGATCCCGTCGGTGACCGCGTGGCGGCAGCGCCGCCGCCGCGAGCGCATCTCCGTGCCGTTGCTGACCAGGACGCCGTACTTCTGCTCCGGCTGCCCGCACAACTCCTCGACCAAGGTGCCCGAGGGCACGGTGGTGGGCGGCGGTATCGGCTGTCACGCCATGGCGCTGTTCATGGAGCCGGAACAGGTCGGTGACGTGGTCGGCCTGACCCAGATGGGCGGCGAGGGCGCGCAGTGGCTCGGGATGGAACCGTTCGTCGACGCCTCGCATTTCGTGCAGAACATCGGCGACGGCACGTTCACCCATTCCGGCAGCCTCGCGGTGCGGGCGGCGGTGGCCGCCGGGGTGAACATCACCTACAAGATCCTCTACAACGCGACGGTCGCGATGACCGGCGGGCAGGACGCCGTCGGCGGGCTCTCGGTGGACCGGCTGGCGTCGCTGCTCCTGGTCGAAGGCGTCGCGAAGGTGGTCGTCACCAGTGACGAGCCGAAGCGGCTCCGCGGTGTCCGGATGCCGGACGGCGTCGAGGTCCGGCACCGCGACGAACTGCTGAGCACGCAAGAGGAATTGGCCCGCGTTCCCGGGGTGACGGTGCTCATCCACGATCAGGAATGCGCCGCCGAGAAGCGCCGCAAACGCCGTCGGGGCAAGCTGGAGACCCCGGCCGCCAAGGTCGTGATCAACGAGCGGGTGTGCGAGGGCTGCGGCGACTGCGGCGAGAAGTCGAACTGCCTGTCCGTGCAGCCGGTCGGCACCGAATTCGGCCGTAAGACCGCGATCCACCAGTCGTCGTGCAACGTGGACTACTCCTGCCTGGCGGGGGACTGCCCGTCGTTCATGACGGTGGTGCCCACCGGCCGCAAACACCGGCGCGCGGCCGGGGAGATCACCGCGGCCGAACTGCCCGATCCCGAGACCGGCGGCACCGACTTCACCGTGCGTATCACCGGGGTCGGCGGGACCGGCGTGGTCACCGTCGCGCAGATCCTCGCCACGGCCGCCGTGCTCGAAGGCAAGCAGGTCCGCACACTGGACCAGACCGGGCTCGCGCAGAAGGGCGGCGCCGTCGTCTCGGATCTGAAGATCACCGCGGAGCCGACGCCGCAGGCCCCGAAGCTCGCGGCGGGGGAGTGCGACCTCTACCTGGCCTGCGACGTCCTCGTCGGCGCGGATCCGGCGCATCTGACGGTGGCGGACCCCGGCCGGACCACGGCCGTGGTCTCCACGACCGAGGTGCCGACCGGCCGGATGGTCGTCGACACCACGGTGTCCTTCCCCGACGCCGCCGCCGTGCGCGGGGCGATCTCGGACAACGCGGCGCGGACGGTGGCGCTCGACGCGCGGGAAGTCGCGGAAACCCTGTTCGACGACGACCAGTTCGCCAACATCCTCCAGCTCGGGGCGGCGTACCAGACCGGCGCCATCCCGCTGGACGCGGCCAGCGTGGAACGCGCGATCGAACTCAACGGGGTCGCCGTCGCGGGCAACCTCCAGGCGTTCCGGCGCGGCAGGCAGCTCGTCGCCGACCCGGACGGACTGCACGCCCTGGTCGCCCCGCCCGCCGTCGCCGCGACGCCGGCCCCGTCGGCGGCCGCCCTGCGCGCTCGCGCGCTCGTGCACGCCGAGCCGGGTTCGGAACTCGCGCGGCTGCTGGACATCCGCGTTCCCGAACTCGTCCAGTACCAGAACGTTCGCTACGCGCGGGAGTACGCCGAGTTCGTCGAGCACGTCCGGGTCCTGGAAGGGGATTCGACCGCCATCACCGAAGCGGTGGCACGCAATCTGCACAAACTGATGGCCTACAAGGACGAGTACGAGGTCGCGCGGCTGTCGCTCGATCCCGCCGTGCTCGCCGGGATCGAGGCGGAGTTCGGTGTCGGGAGCCGGTACGCCTACCGTCTGCACCCGCCCTTCCTGCGCGCGATGGGAATGAAACGAAAGATCGCGCTGGGCCCGAAGTTCCGCCCGGTGTTCGTCGCGCTGCGCGCCGCGCGGAAGCTGCGCGGCACCCGGTGGGACCCGTTCGGCAAGGCACACGTCCGGAAGGTCGAGCGGGAGCTCGTCGGGCAGTACCGGGAGACGATCCTCACCGCTTTCGGCACCGAGGACGCCGATCGCGGAAGGCTGCTTGCCTTGGCCGAGCTGCCCGATCTGGTTCGTGGCTACGAAGACGTCAAACTGGCGAACGTCGAGGCATACCACCGGGAACAGGCCGCGCTCCTGGCCGATCTCGTCCGGGCGGACCGGCTCGGCGCGAACACCTGA
- a CDS encoding Lrp/AsnC family transcriptional regulator: protein MADQLIDETDREILELLREDARRTLGDIGARVTLSTAAVKRRIDRMQENGVIVGYTVQIDHAKLGWGIEAFTELRFTGTTKVGEIVRTTTRMPEAQAVFTIAGDPDALVWLRVRDMGHLQRTIDEIRRHHQVTGTKTLMVLDSWTRGQQWPHPS, encoded by the coding sequence ATGGCGGACCAGCTCATCGACGAGACCGATCGCGAGATCCTCGAACTGCTGCGGGAGGACGCCCGGCGCACCCTGGGCGACATCGGGGCCCGCGTCACGCTGTCCACCGCGGCGGTCAAACGCCGGATCGACCGCATGCAGGAGAACGGCGTCATCGTCGGCTACACCGTCCAGATCGACCACGCCAAACTCGGCTGGGGCATCGAGGCGTTCACCGAACTGCGGTTCACCGGGACCACCAAGGTCGGCGAGATCGTCCGCACCACCACCCGGATGCCCGAGGCGCAGGCGGTGTTCACCATCGCGGGCGACCCCGACGCGCTCGTCTGGCTGCGGGTGCGGGACATGGGTCATCTGCAGCGCACCATCGACGAGATCCGGCGGCATCACCAGGTGACGGGCACGAAGACGCTGATGGTGCTGGACTCCTGGACGCGAGGGCAGCAGTGGCCCCACCCCTCGTGA
- a CDS encoding YafY family protein, with protein MTAPRERMLRLLSLLQSGRAWPAAELATAMEVPPRTLRRDIDHLRGLGYPVESSRGPGGNYRLVAGSALPPLMLEHDEAIATVLGLRLAAAGGTGVDLTAESADRAAAKLRRVLPAALRRRTDEMLAAVEFGSGEQPRVAPDILNVLAAAIAARRCLEFGYTGKDGPSARTVEPMRLVQLGRRWYLYAWDLGRRDWRSFRLDRIGAPSMTEVAFEPRALPVGDVAAHLQERFHSPKSLRITLTLEVGAPEAAARLHRIDGSFEALGDHRCRYVAYVDSFEWLAVVLTLTDIGFTVEEPAEFGEYLARTGERLLRGATRLVSGKDG; from the coding sequence GTGACGGCACCACGGGAACGGATGCTGCGGCTGCTGTCGCTCCTGCAGTCCGGCCGGGCCTGGCCCGCCGCCGAACTCGCGACGGCCATGGAAGTCCCGCCGCGCACCCTGCGCCGGGACATCGACCACCTCCGCGGGCTCGGTTATCCCGTGGAGAGCAGCCGCGGTCCGGGAGGCAACTACCGGCTGGTCGCGGGCAGCGCGCTGCCGCCGCTCATGCTGGAACACGACGAGGCGATCGCCACCGTGCTCGGCCTGCGGCTCGCCGCGGCGGGCGGAACCGGCGTGGACCTGACCGCCGAATCGGCCGACCGCGCCGCCGCGAAACTCCGGCGCGTCCTGCCGGCGGCACTGCGACGGCGGACCGACGAAATGCTCGCCGCGGTCGAGTTCGGGAGCGGCGAACAGCCGCGGGTCGCCCCAGACATCCTGAACGTCCTGGCCGCGGCGATCGCGGCCCGGCGGTGCCTCGAGTTCGGGTACACGGGAAAGGACGGCCCGTCGGCGCGGACGGTCGAGCCGATGCGGCTCGTCCAGCTCGGCAGGCGGTGGTACCTCTACGCCTGGGACCTCGGCAGGCGGGATTGGCGGAGCTTCCGGCTCGACCGGATCGGTGCGCCGTCGATGACCGAAGTGGCGTTCGAGCCGCGTGCGCTCCCCGTCGGCGACGTCGCGGCTCATCTCCAGGAACGCTTCCACAGCCCGAAATCCCTCCGGATCACGCTGACCCTGGAGGTCGGCGCGCCTGAGGCCGCTGCCCGGCTTCACCGGATCGACGGGAGTTTCGAGGCCCTCGGTGACCACCGGTGCCGATATGTCGCGTACGTCGATTCCTTCGAGTGGCTGGCGGTCGTGCTGACGCTCACCGACATCGGGTTCACGGTGGAGGAACCGGCGGAATTCGGCGAGTACCTCGCGCGCACAGGGGAGCGGCTGCTGCGGGGCGCCACCCGCCTCGTGAGTGGCAAGGACGGTTAG
- a CDS encoding GPP34 family phosphoprotein: protein MTQSLPQRMYLLGYDTEKSRLDPASAVVRGSLLRAAAVAELILAGLLIDRDGKAERTAAAGLAPGDPFLAKVLEDAPGAKPRRWLTVVDRDWHKAEDVVRDQLATAGTITVGRHRALGIFPVRDITLADPPQADALRERVRDVVLSGRDPAAVPIEDAVLAVLSAEGDVHTVFSAKENRAHRSAIKALAARFDTTLPGLRKAVQYSVAARRSVSG from the coding sequence ATGACTCAGTCTCTGCCGCAACGGATGTACCTGCTCGGCTACGACACCGAGAAGAGCAGGCTCGATCCCGCCAGTGCCGTCGTGCGGGGTTCGCTCCTGCGCGCGGCCGCGGTGGCCGAGCTGATCCTCGCCGGTCTCCTCATCGATCGCGACGGAAAAGCGGAGCGCACGGCCGCGGCGGGTCTGGCCCCGGGAGACCCCTTCCTCGCCAAGGTGCTGGAAGACGCTCCCGGAGCGAAACCGCGGCGCTGGCTCACCGTCGTCGACCGCGACTGGCATAAGGCCGAGGACGTCGTCCGGGACCAGCTCGCCACGGCCGGGACGATCACGGTCGGCAGGCACCGGGCGTTGGGCATCTTCCCGGTCCGCGACATCACCCTGGCGGATCCTCCGCAGGCAGACGCGCTCCGCGAACGGGTCCGCGACGTGGTGCTGAGCGGTCGTGATCCCGCCGCCGTCCCGATCGAGGACGCGGTGCTCGCCGTCCTCTCCGCCGAGGGCGACGTCCACACGGTGTTCAGTGCCAAGGAAAACCGTGCCCACCGAAGCGCGATCAAGGCGCTCGCTGCGCGCTTCGACACCACTCTGCCCGGGCTGCGGAAGGCGGTCCAGTACTCGGTCGCGGCCCGGCGGTCGGTCAGCGGCTAG
- the yidC gene encoding membrane protein insertase YidC: MFDVFLYPVSAILWFWHKVFGAVSSPDSGVAWVLSIVFLVFTLRLLLVKPALSALRAGRRMQALAPQMQRIKEKYGKDRQRMAKEIQKLHAESGSSPLGGCLPALIQLPVFLSLYWVLRDFTPGAVSNHVFDQAGVRSFLNADLFGAKLGNWLSQPAAELAAFGTDHVHMIAVGVPLMLIASLATFFSMRSGLARQTAPETAGITKLMMYLAPVGMLVSGAFFPVPIGVLLYFLATNVWTLGQQHFLTRVVDREEASR, encoded by the coding sequence ATGTTCGATGTCTTCCTGTACCCCGTTTCCGCCATCCTCTGGTTCTGGCACAAGGTTTTCGGTGCCGTGTCGAGCCCCGACTCGGGCGTCGCCTGGGTGCTGTCCATCGTGTTCCTCGTCTTCACGCTGCGCCTCCTGCTGGTGAAACCCGCGCTCAGCGCGTTGCGCGCGGGCCGCCGCATGCAGGCGCTCGCCCCGCAAATGCAGCGGATCAAGGAGAAGTACGGCAAGGATCGCCAGCGGATGGCGAAAGAGATCCAAAAACTGCACGCCGAAAGCGGCTCAAGCCCGCTGGGCGGCTGTCTTCCGGCGTTGATCCAGCTCCCGGTGTTCCTTTCGCTGTACTGGGTTCTGCGCGATTTCACCCCGGGCGCCGTCTCGAACCACGTCTTCGACCAGGCCGGTGTGCGGTCGTTCCTGAACGCCGACCTGTTCGGCGCGAAGCTCGGCAACTGGCTTTCGCAACCCGCGGCGGAATTGGCCGCCTTCGGCACGGACCACGTCCACATGATCGCCGTCGGGGTGCCGCTGATGCTGATCGCGAGCCTGGCCACGTTCTTCTCGATGCGGTCGGGACTCGCGCGGCAGACCGCACCGGAGACGGCCGGGATCACCAAACTGATGATGTATCTGGCGCCGGTCGGGATGCTGGTCTCGGGAGCGTTCTTCCCGGTGCCGATCGGGGTGCTGCTGTACTTCCTGGCCACCAACGTCTGGACGCTGGGGCAGCAGCATTTCCTCACCAGGGTAGTCGACAGGGAGGAGGCTAGCCGCTGA
- a CDS encoding DUF6412 domain-containing protein: MERTYFGVRLKLMLALFLPELFVVLPVVGGINPLSLATALTASVAVANPLGLAAALTASLAAVLLALAVHFRLEPAAAAMRVRAISLRERAQLFLSLRDPDARGRVRPRAPSQGIATA, from the coding sequence GTGGAGCGAACCTACTTCGGCGTGCGGCTCAAGCTGATGCTTGCGCTGTTCCTGCCCGAGTTGTTCGTCGTGCTCCCGGTCGTCGGCGGGATCAACCCGCTGAGCCTGGCCACCGCGCTGACGGCGTCGGTGGCGGTCGCCAACCCGCTCGGGCTGGCCGCCGCCCTGACCGCGTCCCTCGCCGCCGTCCTGCTCGCGCTCGCGGTGCATTTCCGCCTGGAACCGGCGGCCGCCGCGATGCGGGTGCGCGCCATCAGCCTGCGCGAACGCGCGCAGCTGTTCCTGAGCCTGCGCGACCCCGACGCGCGTGGCCGCGTCCGGCCAAGGGCTCCGTCACAGGGCATCGCGACTGCCTGA
- a CDS encoding ABC-F family ATP-binding cassette domain-containing protein — protein sequence MGHVEVAHVEYHLPDGRLLLDDVSFRVGEGSVCALVGANGAGKTTLLRLISGELSPSEGSVTISGGLGVMPQFVGSVRDERTVRDLLVSVSPDALRAAARAVDETELALMERDDEASQMAYAQALGDWGDARGYEAEVVWDKCTTAALNMPYEKARWREVRTLSGGEQKRLVLEALLLGGSGVLLLDEPDNYLDVPGKQWLEERLRETQKTVLFVSHDRELLARAAKKIISVEPGPAGGDVWVHGGGFDTYHQARAERFERFEELRRRWDEKHAQLKKLVADMRQYAARSDEMASRYHAAQTRLRKFEEAGAPAAPPREQKITMRLRGGRTGVRAVTCEGLELTGLMKPFDLEVFYGERVAVLGSNGSGKSHFLRLLAGEDVAHDGLWKLGARVVPGHFAQTHAHPELLGQTLVDILWTGYARSRGPAMNILRRYELDGQGDQRFEKLSGGQQARFQILLLEIGGATILLLDEPTDNLDLASAEALQQALEAYEGTTVAVTHDRWFARSFDRYLVFGSDGHVRETTEPVWDERPVQRAR from the coding sequence ATGGGTCACGTGGAAGTCGCGCATGTCGAGTACCACCTGCCCGACGGACGGCTGCTTCTCGACGATGTCTCGTTCCGGGTCGGGGAGGGCAGCGTCTGCGCGCTCGTCGGCGCCAACGGGGCGGGCAAGACGACCTTGCTGCGGCTGATCTCCGGGGAACTCTCTCCCAGCGAGGGCTCCGTGACCATCAGCGGCGGGCTCGGGGTGATGCCCCAGTTCGTCGGGTCGGTGCGCGACGAACGGACCGTGCGGGACCTGCTCGTCTCGGTGTCGCCGGACGCGCTCCGCGCCGCCGCCCGTGCCGTCGACGAGACCGAGCTGGCCTTGATGGAACGCGACGACGAAGCGAGCCAGATGGCGTACGCACAGGCTCTCGGCGACTGGGGCGACGCTCGCGGCTACGAAGCCGAAGTCGTGTGGGACAAGTGCACGACGGCGGCGCTCAACATGCCGTACGAGAAGGCGCGCTGGCGCGAGGTGCGCACGCTGTCCGGCGGCGAACAGAAACGGCTCGTGCTGGAGGCGCTGCTCCTCGGCGGATCCGGCGTCCTCCTACTCGACGAGCCGGACAACTACCTCGACGTCCCCGGCAAGCAGTGGCTGGAAGAACGGCTGCGTGAGACCCAGAAGACCGTGCTGTTCGTTTCGCACGACCGAGAACTCCTCGCCCGGGCGGCGAAGAAGATCATCAGCGTCGAGCCCGGGCCCGCCGGCGGCGACGTCTGGGTGCACGGCGGCGGCTTCGACACCTATCACCAGGCGCGCGCGGAGCGGTTCGAACGCTTCGAGGAACTCCGCCGCCGCTGGGACGAAAAGCACGCCCAGCTCAAGAAACTCGTCGCCGACATGCGCCAGTACGCCGCGCGCAGCGACGAGATGGCCTCGCGCTACCACGCCGCGCAGACACGGTTGCGCAAATTCGAGGAGGCCGGAGCGCCCGCCGCTCCCCCGCGCGAACAGAAGATCACCATGCGCCTGCGCGGCGGCCGGACCGGGGTGCGCGCCGTCACCTGCGAAGGGCTCGAACTCACCGGCCTGATGAAACCCTTCGATCTGGAGGTCTTCTACGGCGAACGCGTCGCGGTGCTCGGCTCGAACGGCTCCGGCAAATCGCATTTCCTGCGGCTGCTGGCGGGAGAGGACGTCGCGCACGACGGACTGTGGAAGCTCGGCGCCCGCGTCGTCCCCGGCCATTTCGCGCAGACACACGCCCATCCCGAACTGCTCGGGCAGACGCTCGTCGACATCCTCTGGACCGGCTACGCGCGAAGCCGGGGGCCCGCGATGAACATCCTGCGCCGCTACGAACTCGACGGGCAGGGCGACCAGCGGTTCGAGAAGCTGTCCGGCGGCCAGCAGGCGCGGTTCCAGATCCTGCTGCTGGAGATCGGCGGCGCCACCATCCTGCTGCTCGACGAACCGACCGACAACCTCGACCTCGCTTCGGCGGAAGCGCTGCAACAGGCGCTGGAAGCCTACGAAGGTACCACCGTCGCGGTGACGCACGACCGGTGGTTCGCGCGCTCCTTCGATCGGTACCTCGTGTTCGGCTCGGACGGGCACGTGCGGGAAACGACGGAACCGGTGTGGGACGAGCGGCCGGTACAACGGGCCCGGTGA
- a CDS encoding YdcF family protein: MQAAAIPFAIAALCCAAFLVSFLRDRRKLRNGFYLFFALLFLGVTLIALLASVSPEAAGFVAVGVILLIIPTVLALTVFLICNGITMLRREGRRLANVLSLLTGIGICALIVFNATVTQLAWEPLDIVRGILNGLVVYFSFLFVCFLLYSIVYGRIRTEKGVDFVVVLGSGLLDGHRVPPLLAGRLNRARRVLDAEARHGGEPMVVTSGGQGPDEDLPESHAMAEHLVENGVPRERILLEDRSRTTFENLTFSAEIMRQRKADYRCTIVTNNFHVLRAALTARRAKVNGQVIGSPTAWYFWPSATIREFVAIVVEHKYKNLVVCGLIVLSQVSRAFS; this comes from the coding sequence GTGCAGGCCGCTGCCATCCCTTTCGCCATCGCGGCGCTGTGCTGTGCGGCGTTCCTGGTGAGCTTCCTGCGTGACCGGCGCAAGCTGCGGAACGGCTTCTACCTCTTCTTCGCGCTTCTCTTCCTCGGCGTGACGTTGATCGCGCTGCTCGCTTCGGTGTCTCCCGAGGCGGCGGGTTTCGTCGCGGTCGGCGTGATCCTGCTGATCATCCCGACGGTCCTCGCGCTGACGGTCTTCCTGATCTGCAACGGGATCACCATGCTCCGCCGGGAGGGACGCCGGCTGGCGAACGTCCTTTCGCTGCTGACCGGGATCGGCATCTGCGCGCTGATCGTCTTCAACGCCACGGTCACCCAACTGGCCTGGGAACCCCTCGACATCGTGCGGGGCATCCTCAACGGGCTCGTCGTCTATTTCTCGTTCCTTTTCGTCTGCTTCCTCCTGTACTCGATCGTCTACGGCCGCATCCGCACCGAGAAGGGCGTCGACTTCGTGGTGGTGCTGGGTTCGGGGCTGCTGGACGGTCACCGGGTCCCGCCGCTGCTGGCCGGGCGCCTGAACCGCGCCCGGCGCGTGCTCGACGCCGAGGCCCGCCACGGCGGGGAACCGATGGTGGTCACCTCGGGCGGGCAGGGGCCCGACGAGGACCTGCCCGAGTCCCACGCCATGGCCGAGCATCTGGTTGAGAACGGGGTGCCGAGGGAACGGATCCTGCTCGAAGACCGGTCGCGGACGACCTTCGAGAACCTCACCTTCAGCGCCGAGATCATGCGGCAGCGGAAGGCGGACTACCGCTGCACGATCGTCACGAACAACTTCCACGTGCTCCGCGCCGCCCTCACCGCCCGCCGCGCGAAGGTGAACGGCCAGGTCATCGGGTCGCCGACGGCGTGGTACTTCTGGCCGAGCGCCACCATCCGCGAATTCGTCGCCATCGTGGTGGAGCACAAGTACAAGAACCTGGTGGTGTGCGGGCTCATCGTGCTTTCGCAGGTGTCCCGCGCCTTCTCGTGA
- a CDS encoding class I SAM-dependent methyltransferase: protein MSAYTRQAMARLFDRTAETYDALGVDFFGTFAGELLDRVALLPGERVLDVGCGRGAVLFPAAERVGAGGSVLGIDLSAEMVERTAKDVEARGVNAEISLMDAQEPTLPDAAFDVVLASFVVFFLPDPVAGLRSWHRLLAPGGRLGVTTFGADDPRWAAVRALFTPFVPPELAWTLAIRAGLFATLEGFGQAVESAGFSGVTSVERVYPVKFADPGHWITWSWSHGQRMFWELIPENRLDAVRQAVLAELEPLREPDGSVVLAQTVRYTLAHRG from the coding sequence ATGAGCGCTTACACCCGGCAGGCGATGGCGCGGCTGTTCGACCGGACGGCGGAGACTTACGACGCTCTCGGCGTCGACTTCTTCGGCACGTTCGCGGGAGAACTGCTCGACCGGGTCGCGCTCCTCCCCGGTGAGCGGGTGCTGGACGTCGGCTGCGGACGGGGCGCGGTGCTGTTCCCGGCGGCGGAGCGGGTCGGCGCGGGCGGATCGGTGCTGGGGATCGACCTTTCCGCGGAAATGGTCGAGCGCACCGCGAAGGACGTCGAGGCTCGCGGCGTCAACGCGGAGATTTCCCTTATGGACGCCCAAGAACCGACTCTGCCCGACGCCGCCTTCGACGTGGTCCTCGCGTCGTTCGTGGTCTTCTTCCTGCCCGATCCGGTCGCCGGGCTGCGGTCTTGGCATCGTCTCCTCGCACCCGGTGGCCGGCTGGGTGTGACCACGTTCGGCGCCGACGATCCACGGTGGGCCGCCGTGCGCGCGCTGTTCACCCCGTTCGTACCGCCAGAGCTGGCCTGGACGCTGGCCATCAGGGCGGGTCTGTTCGCCACCCTCGAAGGTTTCGGCCAGGCCGTGGAGTCGGCGGGCTTCAGCGGTGTCACGTCCGTGGAACGCGTCTATCCGGTGAAGTTCGCCGACCCCGGGCACTGGATCACCTGGTCCTGGTCGCACGGCCAGCGGATGTTCTGGGAGCTGATCCCGGAAAACCGTCTCGACGCCGTCCGCCAGGCCGTGCTCGCGGAGCTCGAACCGCTCCGCGAGCCCGACGGGAGCGTGGTGCTGGCGCAGACCGTGCGCTACACCCTCGCCCACCGCGGCTGA